The Pseudanabaena sp. PCC 6802 genomic interval TTACTGGTGTGACTGGTTTGACAGAAGCTCAGAAAGGCACTCTTAAAGCTTTAGGAGCAGTCGAGGCTAGTAGTGGCGATTAGCGAACTAATGCCTGCTCGCTATATATAGCGGTTTTCAGATCGGAAAGAGTAGGGGGTTTGGGGGCGTTGCCCCCAAGAAGGGGTTCCACCCCTTCACCCCAAAAACAAAACCTGTTCTCAAGTGAAAACCGCTATAATTAAAGCAGATAGCTGCTAAAGGATAAATTTTCTACTTGTTCTACAGGAATCATCCATATTTTGTTCTGGTAGATGCGCCAAATCGCGCTCATGATGTAGCGATCTTGCAAGCAAATAACGTGGACGTGGGGTATGCCCGAATATTTGGAGCAAAATCGCAGAAAGTCTAGCGCCCGGATTAAACGCCCGTGTAAGAAAATTGCCATGTCTTCGCTACAGTTCTGGCGATACATGGTTACAGGCTGTGGCTCGCTCAAACCGCGCAGCTCGTATAAAAGATTGGTTTTGCCTTTAAAGTCAAGCTTGCGCGACCTTACAGTCCAGTTACACAGTACACCGTATCCTAGAACTGCCATACCCAGGTCAATATCAAAGTCGCGCATCTGAAACTTGTTGGCTCCAACGCGATCTTTAAGCGTGTTATACCCCGTCCACTTGTGAAATTGCTCTAGCGCTTCATCGCTAATGTCTATGGTCGTACAGTAAGATGATGTCATATTTGCGTGGTTGCTTTAGTTTGACCAAAGTAAGCAGCTCTTTCCCCCTCAAGTTAAAGTAATCGTACCCATATCCTTGCATTTAGCTATGCCCACCCTCAATAATGCTTGTTTCAGTTGTTAACGGCATGTTAACTTTAGGCAAGTCAAAACACAACCTCCATCAACAATCTAGATAAATTTATGACTTTATCTGCCAGTATTGGCGTTATTGGTGGCAGCGGTCTTTACAATATGGCGGCATTAACCGATATCCAGGAAGTAAAGATCGATACACCATTTGGTAGCCCTTCGGATGCTTTGATCGTTGGTAACTTGTCAAATGTTCCCGTTGCTTTCTTAGCGCGACACGGGCGATCGCATCATTTGCTACCGTCAGAAGTGCCTTACCGTGCCAATATATACGCCATGAAAAGCCTGGGCGTACAGTACATTATTTCAGCATCGGCTGTGGGTTCTTTGCAAGAGTATGCCAAGCCATTGGATATGGTAATTCCCGATCAGTTTATCGATCGTACGAGAGGGCGCATTTCTACCTTTTTTGGTAACGGAGTTGTGGCCCACATCGCCTTTGCCGATCCCGTCTGTCATAACCTGGCAAGCTTGCTGGCCAGCGCGGCTGAAAGTATCGACCTGGCCGACAGCAAGGTGCATCGCGGCGGTACCTATCTGTGCATGGAGGGGCCAGCCTTTTCCACGAAAGCGGAGTCGTTTTTGTATCGCAGTTGGGGAGCCAAAGTAATTGGCATGACAAATCTGACTGAGGCAAAGCTAGCCAGGGAGGCAGAAATTGCCTATGCAACTCTAGCTTTGGTAACCGACTACGACTGCTGGCACGAGCACCACGAGCATGTCAGCGTCAGTATGGTGCTTGACAACCTCAAGCGCAATGCCACC includes:
- a CDS encoding S-methyl-5'-thioadenosine phosphorylase, which codes for MTLSASIGVIGGSGLYNMAALTDIQEVKIDTPFGSPSDALIVGNLSNVPVAFLARHGRSHHLLPSEVPYRANIYAMKSLGVQYIISASAVGSLQEYAKPLDMVIPDQFIDRTRGRISTFFGNGVVAHIAFADPVCHNLASLLASAAESIDLADSKVHRGGTYLCMEGPAFSTKAESFLYRSWGAKVIGMTNLTEAKLAREAEIAYATLALVTDYDCWHEHHEHVSVSMVLDNLKRNATNAQKTIQAAVQKIAAHPPHSEAHTALKYAIMTDLKKVPTETIDRLGVIIKKYIDA